A part of Methanohalobium evestigatum Z-7303 genomic DNA contains:
- a CDS encoding FecCD family ABC transporter permease encodes MDFMDKKMDINEDVESIPLNYNKYVKKKITFILISFLFLITIFFYSISVGNANVPLNDVFRVLLGQNIENSSTIIWNIRLPRALAAISAGVGLSVSGVALQSILRNPLGSPYTLGISNAAAFGAAFSVIILGAGSMHSTGAGAVIINNPYITTIVAFLWSLVATFMLLAISKYKGASPEVMILIGVALSSLFTAGTMFLQYFADDVELAAVVFWTFGDVGRADWGELGIITAVVVPAMIYFIHNRWNYNAIDAGDETARGLGVNVERIRLWGMLLASFVTAIIISFLGVIGFIGLVCPHIARRFIGDEQRFLIPASCITGGLLLLASDTAARLMLSPHVLPVAILTSFMGAPLFIYLLVRGYRH; translated from the coding sequence ATGGATTTCATGGACAAAAAAATGGATATTAACGAAGATGTAGAAAGCATCCCCCTGAATTATAATAAATACGTCAAAAAGAAGATTACATTTATCCTGATATCTTTTCTGTTTCTTATAACAATATTCTTCTATTCAATATCAGTGGGTAACGCCAATGTCCCCTTGAATGATGTTTTCCGGGTTTTACTTGGTCAAAATATAGAGAATTCTTCTACTATTATTTGGAATATACGTCTCCCACGGGCACTTGCTGCAATTTCTGCTGGTGTGGGTCTATCTGTATCTGGTGTAGCCCTACAGTCCATATTACGAAATCCTCTCGGTTCACCCTACACGCTTGGAATTTCCAATGCAGCTGCTTTTGGAGCCGCTTTTTCAGTGATAATACTTGGTGCGGGTTCCATGCATAGTACCGGAGCAGGTGCTGTAATTATTAACAACCCATATATAACTACAATTGTGGCTTTCCTCTGGTCTCTTGTTGCAACTTTCATGTTACTGGCAATATCAAAATATAAAGGCGCATCACCCGAGGTTATGATTCTTATAGGAGTTGCATTGTCGTCACTATTTACAGCAGGGACAATGTTTCTTCAGTACTTTGCCGATGATGTAGAGCTTGCAGCAGTAGTATTCTGGACTTTTGGGGATGTAGGAAGAGCGGACTGGGGAGAACTCGGTATCATAACCGCGGTAGTTGTCCCTGCAATGATTTATTTTATTCATAACAGATGGAATTACAATGCTATCGATGCCGGTGATGAAACTGCAAGAGGGCTTGGTGTTAATGTAGAAAGGATAAGGCTCTGGGGTATGCTTCTGGCATCCTTTGTAACAGCTATTATAATATCATTCCTTGGAGTAATCGGGTTTATAGGATTAGTGTGCCCCCATATAGCACGCCGATTCATCGGAGATGAACAGCGTTTTCTTATACCTGCTTCCTGCATAACAGGTGGATTGCTTTTGCTGGCATCTGACACTGCTGCACGTTTGATGCTCTCGCCTCATGTGTTGCCTGTTGCGATTCTTACCTCGTTTATGGGTGCTCCTCTGTTTATCTATCTACTGGTAAGGGGGTATAGACATTGA
- a CDS encoding ABC transporter ATP-binding protein: MMDVDNLEFNYKSGNVLKDIGFELYHGEILAILGPNGVGKTTLLRCINNILPPKKGIIKVEDEEILSMKNDEIARRLGYVPQRSEVGRLTAFDAILLGRKPHMGFHVKDKDIKIVNFVINKLELEELSLRNINELSGGELQKVMFARALVQEPKVLLLDEPTSSLDLKNQLGILKTVRQTVDENQISAVFTMHDLNLALRFADRYVLVKNGRVFKHGGSDIITPENIEQVYEVKVDVEYINGYHIVIPSD; the protein is encoded by the coding sequence ATGATGGATGTCGATAATCTGGAATTTAACTACAAATCAGGAAATGTCCTAAAAGATATAGGGTTTGAATTGTATCATGGAGAAATCCTTGCAATTCTAGGACCCAATGGAGTTGGTAAAACTACACTGCTTCGTTGTATTAACAACATTCTCCCTCCAAAAAAAGGAATAATAAAAGTTGAAGATGAAGAAATCCTGTCGATGAAAAACGATGAGATAGCAAGACGTTTGGGATATGTGCCCCAACGGTCCGAAGTTGGAAGACTTACTGCTTTTGATGCAATCCTTCTTGGCAGGAAACCACATATGGGATTTCATGTAAAAGATAAAGATATTAAGATTGTTAATTTTGTTATTAATAAACTTGAACTTGAAGAACTGTCTCTTCGGAATATAAATGAATTAAGTGGAGGAGAACTGCAAAAGGTTATGTTTGCAAGAGCTCTGGTGCAGGAACCAAAGGTATTGCTTCTTGATGAACCAACAAGCAGTCTTGACCTTAAAAATCAGCTTGGAATCCTTAAAACCGTAAGACAAACAGTGGATGAAAACCAAATATCTGCGGTTTTTACAATGCATGACCTAAATCTTGCACTACGTTTTGCAGACCGATATGTTCTTGTTAAAAATGGAAGGGTATTCAAGCACGGTGGAAGTGATATAATAACACCTGAAAACATAGAACAGGTCTATGAAGTAAAAGTTGATGTGGAATACATAAATGGTTACCATATTGTTATACCCAGTGATTAA
- a CDS encoding metal-dependent transcriptional regulator, which produces MTTERTEDYLKTIEAVVSKKGYAQVKDVSAALGTSPSSVTGMFQKLKNDGYINYEKYGGVTLTSKGKNIAQNTKAKYGVVKDFLTVLGVDSNTADEDACRIEHVLTDDTIDVLTKFVDFIHHSDEYPLWMDHFKHFYETGEYINCSPATKKNCPVHGNTKNKQSDK; this is translated from the coding sequence ATGACAACTGAAAGAACTGAAGATTATTTAAAAACTATAGAAGCTGTGGTCTCCAAAAAGGGGTATGCACAGGTTAAAGATGTTTCTGCAGCACTTGGTACCAGTCCATCAAGTGTCACTGGTATGTTTCAGAAATTAAAAAATGATGGGTATATCAATTACGAAAAATATGGTGGAGTTACACTTACCTCTAAAGGTAAAAACATTGCCCAGAACACAAAAGCAAAATATGGAGTCGTGAAAGACTTCCTTACAGTACTGGGAGTGGACAGCAATACGGCTGATGAAGATGCATGCAGAATTGAACATGTGTTAACTGACGACACTATCGATGTATTGACAAAATTTGTGGATTTTATCCATCATTCTGATGAATATCCATTATGGATGGACCATTTCAAACATTTCTATGAAACAGGAGAATATATAAATTGTAGTCCAGCAACAAAGAAGAATTGTCCTGTGCACGGGAATACAAAAAATAAACAATCTGATAAATAA
- the hdrB gene encoding CoB--CoM heterodisulfide reductase subunit B, protein MNPDKLSLFLGCIIPNRYPGIEKATKLCLDKLEIDWIDLPNASCCPAPGVFRSFDMNTWLAIAGRNISISEELERDILTICNGCYGSLADANNKLINSEKLKEETNNHLKQINKEFRGTIKIRHIIEYLYREFGPEDISERVEYPLNFNVALHYGCHLVKPSGERNLGNVERPEFFDELIESTGASSLDYPDKMECCGAGGGVRSALHDKALEITNHKLSQIKNRGVDCIVNACPFCHMQLDSGQAELREKFGVDYEIPVLHYTQLLGLAFGYTPAELGINLNYIKNQTFLDKLEQIVTKQ, encoded by the coding sequence ATGAACCCTGATAAACTGTCACTTTTTCTTGGATGTATCATTCCAAACCGATATCCGGGCATAGAAAAAGCCACCAAACTCTGTCTTGACAAGCTGGAAATTGACTGGATAGATCTTCCCAATGCATCGTGTTGTCCAGCACCTGGGGTATTCAGGTCATTTGATATGAATACATGGCTTGCAATCGCGGGCAGAAATATATCTATATCTGAGGAACTGGAAAGAGATATATTAACCATATGCAACGGATGTTATGGGTCGCTTGCTGATGCAAATAATAAACTCATAAACAGTGAAAAATTAAAGGAAGAAACAAACAATCATCTTAAACAAATCAACAAAGAGTTCAGGGGAACTATAAAAATCAGGCATATTATTGAATATCTTTACAGGGAATTTGGACCTGAGGATATCAGTGAAAGGGTAGAATATCCTCTAAATTTTAATGTAGCACTGCATTATGGATGTCATCTTGTTAAACCATCAGGAGAAAGGAATCTGGGGAATGTGGAAAGACCTGAATTTTTCGATGAATTGATTGAATCAACTGGTGCATCGAGTTTGGATTATCCTGATAAAATGGAATGCTGTGGTGCAGGAGGAGGTGTTCGTTCTGCACTCCATGATAAAGCTCTTGAAATAACAAACCACAAGCTTTCACAGATAAAAAACAGGGGTGTGGACTGCATTGTTAACGCATGCCCGTTCTGCCACATGCAACTTGACTCCGGTCAGGCAGAACTGAGGGAGAAATTTGGAGTAGATTATGAAATACCTGTTCTGCACTACACACAGCTACTTGGTCTGGCTTTCGGTTACACTCCTGCAGAACTTGGAATAAACCTAAACTACATAAAAAACCAAACATTTCTTGATAAGCTGGAACAAATTGTAACCAAGCAATAA
- the hdrC gene encoding CoB--CoM heterodisulfide reductase subunit C: MPESDFSEKLKKTGVDILKCMQCGVCSGSCPSGRHMSLNIRKIIKKAYSNDRNILTDKDLWMCTTCYTCQERCPRGIKIVDGVYKIRNVAVREGTMLSEHRKVSHLLLETGHAVPINEETKQKREQLGLNPLPETVSKHPEALDDVKIILKSCKFDELVSSKKE; the protein is encoded by the coding sequence ATGCCTGAATCAGATTTTTCTGAAAAACTCAAAAAAACAGGTGTTGATATACTCAAATGTATGCAGTGTGGTGTGTGTAGTGGTAGCTGTCCTTCTGGACGCCATATGAGTTTAAATATAAGAAAAATCATTAAAAAAGCCTACAGCAACGATAGAAATATACTTACTGATAAAGACCTCTGGATGTGTACTACATGTTATACATGTCAGGAAAGATGTCCCAGAGGTATAAAAATCGTTGATGGCGTTTACAAAATTCGTAATGTAGCAGTTCGTGAAGGTACAATGCTTTCAGAACACAGGAAAGTAAGTCACCTGTTGCTGGAGACTGGTCATGCTGTACCTATTAATGAAGAAACAAAACAAAAACGTGAACAGCTTGGACTGAACCCACTTCCAGAAACAGTGTCTAAACATCCTGAGGCACTGGATGATGTTAAAATAATCTTAAAATCCTGTAAATTCGATGAACTTGTATCATCTAAAAAGGAATAA